In Rodentibacter haemolyticus, the DNA window CTCCCAAATAAAACCGACGTAAGCCAAAGCGTTCTAACCGAATAATTTCAAAGGCTTTTCGGTCAATTCGGTAATGAGCAGGCAAATTATCGTCTTTTTCCCAGCTGTCGCTAAATAGCAGAATTTTAGCACCGTCCAATTCATAAGATTTTGCCCATTGATCCAATTTCTTTTCTGCCGAAAGAAAATCCTCCGTTTGAAAAAGTTTCTTTTGCAACGGCATTAAAGCGAAAAAAATATCGGCTTCTTGGATAGCAAGTTGATGAAGTTTTTCAAGCTGTGAAGTTAATGTGGTGATTTGTTTACGTTGTTGCGCCAATTGTGCTTCAACGAGCGATATTGAGCCCTTATGCGGATGGTATAGCGTTAATGTTTCTAATAAGTCGGGGTGTTGTGTGAAGAAATCGGGATGTGTTTTGAGATAAGTAATAATGTCTTGTGTATTCATGATGGTGTCGGGACTGTGGTTGTCGTTTACCACTAAATATTAGCAGGGCGTATATGATTATACGCCCTACAACTGCAAAATTATGCACCGAACGGATCGCGTAAAATCATGGTTTCAACACGATCAGGACCGGTAGAAAGAATATCTACAGGCACGCCGGTAACTTCTTCAATACGTTTGATATAGTTACGGCAGTTTTGTGGTAATTTATTGATATCAGTTACACGGAAAGTATTTTCTTTCCAGCCCGGTAAGGTTTCGTAAATAGGTTCTACGCCTTCCCAGTCTTTGGCTGCAAGCGGCGCATATTCCACAATTTCACCGTTTGGCATTTTGTATGCCACACAGATTTTGATTTCATCAAAGCCGTCTAATACGTCTAATTTTGTCATACAAAAGCCTGAGATTGAGTTAAGTTGGATTGCTCGGCGGATTGCCACCGCATCGAACCAACCGCAACGGCGCGCACGACCGGTTACTGCTCCAAACTCATTCCCTTTACGTGCAATTTCGGCACCGACATCATCAAATAATTCCGTTGTGAACGGACCACCACCTACGCGTGTGCAATAAGCTTTGATGATACCCAGTACATAATCAAGATTACGCGGGCCAAAACCTGCACCGGTTGCTACACCGCCGGCGGTAGTGTTTGAGCTGGTTACGTACGGATAAGTGCCGTGGTCGATATCTAACATCGTGCCTTGTGCACCTTCAAATAGAATGTTGTCACCATTTTTGCGTGCGGTATCAAGGATAGTGGTGATGTCTGCGACCATACCGGTAATAACATCGGCGACCGCCATGACATCTTCTAAAGTTTTTTGATAATCAACCGCATCTACTTTGTAATAGTTTACTAATTGGAAATTATAGTATTCAAGAATGTTTTTGAGTTTTTCAGCAAAGGTTTCTTTATCAAATAAATCCCCCACGCGTAAGCCACGGCGGGCAACTTTATCTTCATAAGCAGGTCCGATACCGCGACCTGTCGTACCGATTGCTTTTTTGCCGAGTGCGGCTTCACGTGCGTGATCCATTGCAACGTGATAAGGCAGAATTAACGGGCAAGCCTCGGAAATTAATAAACGCTCACGCACGTTGATACCACGGCTTTCCAATTCGCCCATTTCTTGCATTAATGCAGCAGGGGAGAGTACGACACCGTTACCGATCAGGCAGGTTACATTCGGGCGTAATATACCTGATGGAATCAAACGCAACACGGTTTTCTCACCGTTAATAATAAGCGTATGACCGGCGTTATGACCGCCTTGGTAACGCACTACATATTTCACGCGATCCGTTAATAAATCAACGATTTTGCCTTTACCTTCATCGCCCCACTGAGCGCCTAGGATAGCAACACTTTTTCCCATGATTTCACCTTTTTCAAATTGGTTGAAAGATTAAATGAATAGTCAAACTTTTTATTTTGACCCTGTTAAAACTTTATTTCTGCACCGGTTTGTTCGGAATGCTCGGCATTTTCGTATCTTCTGTTTTCAGACGTAACGGAGCGATTGCAGTGCATCAGTGTTGTTAGCATTTTGTCAATTATGATAAACGATTTGTGTTTTATTATTGTGGTATTTTATTTATGACAAATAGCAATACTTTAATGAAGAATGTATGTAAACCTAGCATCAATCACGGTTTGCTATGCTAAACTATTCCGGTTGTGCTTTCTAGTCTTTTCTTACGGTAATATAAGTTCAATCTAGTTATTATTCGGATGTTTTTGGGTTACGACGAAAGAAAATACTAAATAATCCGAATAAGAAACCGATTCCTGCTCCTATTATCGCCCAGCTTTTCCGTCCTTGCGGTTGCACCTCTTGAGGACTTTTTATGAAATGAAAGGCGGTAAATTGTTCATCAAGCGGGCTTACGGATTTCATCATATTTAATTTTTCTTGCCAATCTTGATTTCCTGCATTATTGCCATTGTTCAAGTTGAATTGTGCCGCCGTTTTCACTTGAGTAAATAAGTTTTTCCACTGAATAATGAGTTCATCATAAAGGTGTTTTTGAGTTAGCGCATTGGCATTATCTATCAAGGAAGAGAACAAAGTACCTAATTGATCCGCTTCATTTAATCTGAGGGTAATTTTTCCGCTTTTATTATTGATCGGTTGGAAATGCGTTTCTTCAATTAATTCATTTAATAGAGGCACTTTCTCCTTTGTGTCGCCATTTATTTTTTGTTGATAGTATGCAGAGTTTTCCCAAAAGTTTTTCAAGTTATCATAGGAAACCAGTTGCTCGGTAAAATTTTGATATACTTCATTGGGGATTTTTTCATCCGCTTTATCTTGACCTTTCATCAGATGATACATTGAAGATAAAGAATAGTAATTACCCAATTGAGATAAGGCTGGCTGGGTGATTTCAGCTTCCGTTTTCCATATCGGATTTATCCAATAACTGACGGCATACCCGATTCCTCCGCAAAGTGCGGTCGAAATCACGAATGTTTTTAGCTTTGATTTTTTGTGTAAAAGCGACATATGAATTTCCTATTTATTTTACATTACCGAATGAATGTAAAGTATAAACAACAATAAAATCGGAATCACTCTTGATTTACTCAAAAAATGATTCCGACTATTCGTCTTTAAGAGGATATTTTTTATTCAAATAATGATTTGTGTAGTAGGCGAACGACTTCATCTGCGTGTTCGCTTTGTACCAACATACAAATATTATTTGTGCTTGCGCCATAGCTGATCATACGAACGCTGTAAGGCTCAAGCGTATCAAAAATACGTTTTGCCACACCTGCCGCAATATGCAAGTCATTGCCGATAAGTGCAACTAAGGATAAACCTGTATCTACTTTCACCGTGCAATATTGTCTTAATTCTTCCAATAATTCATCGGAAAGTAATTCTGCACCGGATGTGGCAGAGCCGGTTTTATCTAAGGTTAATGCGATGCTTATTTCGGAAGTTGTGATGGTATCCACAGAGATTTTGTGTTTTGCCAAAATGCTGAATACGTTCGCTAGGAAACCTTGCGCATGTAGCATACTGAGGCTGGAAAGCGTTAATAAGGTTTGATTCCTACGTAGTGCGATGGCACGGAAAGTCGGGCGGGGTTGTGGATCCCGTGTTACCCATGTTCCGCCATCTTGCGGCGCTTTGCTTGAACCGACATAAACCGGAATATTGCTGCGAACAGCAGGAAGCAAGGTTGCAGGGTGGAGCACTTTTGCACCAAAGGTTGCCATTTCGGCGGCTTCGGCAAAACTCATTGTTTCAATGCGTTGTGCGGCGGGCACAACACGTGGATCGGTGGTGTAAATACCGGCAACATCCGTCCAAATTAAAACATCTTTTGCATTTAATACTTCGGCTAATAATGCGGCGGAATAATCACTTCCCCCTCTGCCTAATGTGGTTGTTTTACCACTCGGTTCACGACCGATAAAACCTTGTATGACCACCAATTCACCACGATCAATCAATGGTTTTAAAATGCTGTCGCTATTGGCTTGGGTTTGTTCATCATTCGGTACGGCTTTGCCGAAGTGGTCGTTGGTTGCTACAACAGTGCGAACGTCAATCCAAGTCGCACTTGCGTTTTGTTCACGCAGGATTTCAATAAAAATTTGGGTGGACATCATTTCACCGTGGCTTATTAATTCATCGGTTAAGGCAGGTGAAGTGGCAAGACTTGCGGCTTCGGAAAGGTATTCAATATTTTCAAGGTATTTTTCAATAATAGGGCGGACACGACCATCGTCTTTGAGTTCATTTAAGATATTTTCTTGAATTTGACGAATATCGCCGACGAGTTTTCTGCGTTTTTCCGCTTCCACGCCGCCGGCAAGTTCCACCAAAAGATTGGTGATTCCGGCAGAAGCGGAAAGTACCACGACACGTGTATTCGGATCTGCAATAACGATTTTTGCACAAGCTGTCATCGCAGCGTAGTTGGCAACGGAAGTTCCGCCGAATTTGGCAATGGATAAATGAGACATAGATAATTCCTTAATTAAATTGAAAATTTTAGATATTGTGTTTGCAAGGATTATAGAAATAGCGACTTCATAAAAGATTGTCAATTATAATTCCATAAAAAATGAATAAAAAAGTTGCACAAGTCAAAACTCAAATTAATTATCGGATAATTTGATAAATGCTACGGGTTATCCGGTAGCGGAAGCGGTTCCGGTTCACGAAGGAAATAAGGCTGGATACCTGCGATTAAATCAAATATCGCTTTAACGCGTGCGAACATTTCTCTCACTCTTGTCACCAAATACACTTCCGGTTGTTTTGCGGTAAAACAAACGGCATTAATATCATAATATTTGGCGATTAAGAGTGCGCGTTCGCAGTGAAATCGCTGGCTGATAATCGTATAGGACGGCACCTGAAAAACTTTACTCGCACGCAGCACGGAGTCTAAAGTACGAAAACCGGCAAAATCTTGGAAAAGTCGATCTTCAGGTATGCCCATTTTACGTAAATCTCTCAGCATCATGCGAGGTTCATTATATTGTAGCGTTCGATTATCACCGCTTAAAAGCAGATAACTGACCTTTTGATTATCGATAAGTGTTTTGGCTGCGGTAAGACGGTTGGTGTAGTAATCGTTGGTTTTGCCGGTCGCCACGTATTTTGATGTGCCAAGCACCACCGCATAGGGGCGGTAGGGGAGAGCGTCAATTTGTTCAAACACACGATCCCGAACATAAAAGCTGATGCTTTGATCGATGATGACACAAACTAAAAGTGTAAACATACCGGTACAAAACACTGTACGAATGATTTTTTTCAGGTGAAGACGATGCCAAAGAGAAAGTGCGGTCATTTTTTAAAGCGTTTTGAAATCGAATATGCTCGGTAACATAATGAAAAATAGCAATAAGTTCAAGCTGAATTTTGCATCTGTCATTATGTTTGAGTTGTTGAGTGTGATGAATTTTAGCCGTTTAGACGGCTAAAATTTCTTGACAAAGCAAATGCGCTGTTGATAATTGAGGCATTTCTTTGTTGTGTGTAATAGGTTTTCAATGGCTGTTCAACATGTGGTGCTTTTTCAAGATAACCCGCTTAAGCTTTCGCTTGGTGGCGAGCTTTCTCCGATTAATGTGGCTTACCAAACTTACGGAACATTGAATGCCGATAAAAATAATATCGTGTTAATCTGTCATGCGCTTACGGGAGATGCGGAGCCTTATTTTCCCGATGGAGAACAAAATGGTTGGTGGCAGCATTTTATGGGAGATGGATTGGCATTAGATACTTCCCGTTATTTTTTTATTTGCTCAAATGTATTGGGTGGCTGCAAAGGTACCACTGGCCCAGCTTCTATCGATCCTCAAAGCAATAAACCTTACGGTAGCCGATTTCCGATGATTACGGTACAGGATATTGTACACGTGCAAAAAGCCTTAATTGATTACCTTGGTATTACGCATTTAAAAGCGGTGATTGGCGGCTCTTTCGGTGGAATGCAAGCAACCCAATGGGGCATTGAATATCCTGATTTTGTGGATAATATCGTCAACCTTTGTTCTTCTCTTTTTTTCAGTGCGGAAGCGATTGGTTTCAATCACATTATGCGTCAAGCGATAATTAATGATCCGAATTTTAATGGTGGCGATTATTATGACGGTACGGCACCGGATCAGGGGTTATCTATCGCACGTATGTTAGGTATGTTGACTTACCGTACCGATTTGCAACTTGCCAAAGCTTTCGGACGCGCCACCAAAACCGAAGGTGATTTTTGGGGTGATTATTTCCAAGTGGAATCTTATCTTAGCTATCAAGGAAAAAAATTCCTCCAACGCTTTGATGCGAATAGTTATCTCCATTTATTACGAGCCTTAGATATGTATGATCCCGCTCTTGGTTATGATGATATAAAAACAGCCCTTTCTCGCATAAAAGCGCGTTATACATTGGTTTCCGTTACAACCGATCAACTTTTTAAATCTGTCGATTTACAAAAAAGCAAAGGACTTTTGGAACAAAGCAATGTGTCATTGGCTTTCTATGAATTTCCCTCAATTTATGGGCATGATGCGTTTTTGGTGGATTATGATGGATTTGACAAATGGATTCGGGAAGGATTGGCTGGGGAAAACTGAAAAGTGCGGTTGATTTCGACCGCACTTTTTCATCATAAGTAGCTTACAAATTCCTCAGTATTGCAGGTTCGATATTCACGCTCCGTTTTTTCTGCAGCAGTGCCAATCATCAATAAGGCGACTATTTTATCTTGTTTGCGGCAATTGAGGGCTTGGCGTAGTGCGTTGCCATTTACCCATTTTCCGGTGATCCAAACATTATCGAAACCTTGTGCATTGGCGGCAAGTTGAATGCCGTAGGTGGCACAACCGGCGGTGATTAATTGCTCCCATTCAGGGACTTTAGCAATATCAGGATTAATTTTTGCGATAACCGCAATCACCATTGGCGCGCGATGTGCTAAATTTTCCGCTTTTTTTAAGCGTTCTTCGCCAAGATTTAGTTCCGTTACCGCCTCTTTAAGCAAAACTTCCAATTTATCCAATCCCTCATTTTCAATTACAACAAAATGATAAGGCTGTAATTTTCCGTGATCCGGCGTTCGAAGCGCTGCTTGAAACATTTGTTCAAGTTGTGCTTTATTTGGTGCGGGTGCGGTGAGTTTTTTATTTGAATGACGTGTGGTTAAAAGTGTTAAAGTATCCATTTTTTTATCTTTTTTAATGAAAAGTGCGGTGGATTATAGCATAGTTTTTCACGAGGGTTTGTGTTACGCTAGGCGCAATTTTTCCAACCTCTCCAAATACTTATGAATGCTATTTTTCGTGTGATTAAATTCTGTTGGCGTACACTAAATTTTATTCGTGATTTAGTGATGAATTTTTTCTTTTTAACCTTTATTTTATTGCTGGTAGCGATTTTTAGTTTAACCGCAAATACGAAAAAAAGTGCGGTTAATTTATCAGCAGATAAAGGAGCGTTATTGCTTAATTTAGACGGTTATTTAGCTGATAATCGTGATAATGCGGGGTGGATGAAAACATTGCAGGAATTGACAGCCGATGATCGTACCTCAATGCAAATTTCAACCTTTGATGTGGTCTTTGCCATTAATATGGCGAAAGAAGACGAGCGTATTACCGGCTTAGTGCTGGATCTCAACCATTTTTCGGGAGGGGATTTACCGGCAATGGGTTATATCGGTAGAATGATTGAAGATTTTAAAGAATCTAAAAAACCGGTGATCGTGTATGCGAACAATTATTCTCAAGGACAGTATTTTTTAGCAAGTTTTGCCGATCAAATTTACTTAAATCCGATTGGTCAGGTTTCCATTCAAGGGCTGGCACAAGAGAATTTATACTACAAAGATTTGTTGGAAAAATTGGCGATTACCCCGCATATTTTCCGTGTCGGCACCTATAAATCCGCAGTAGAGCCGTTTTTACGTAATGATATGTCGCCGGAAGCAAAGGCAAATATGAATCAATGGCTAAACGGTATGTGGAAAAACTACCTGCAAACCGTGAGTGAAAATCGTGATATCTCTGCCGAAACCCTACTGCCAAGTGCAAAACAATATTTGGCCGAATTAAAGGCTTTGAGAGGCGATAGTACGGCTTATACGAAACAGCGTAAGCTCGTCACGGATCTTGTAACCGATTTAGAACTGGAACAAAAACTGATCGCACTTTTTGGTAAGAATTCTGAAGGTAAGGCAAATATGGTGGAATTTTCCGCTTATTTGTCAAATTTTGAGGATCGTGTCGGTTTTTCATTGGCGGAGAATAAAATTGCCGTGGTGAATGTGGAAGGGGCGATCATTGATGGTGAAAGTACGGAAGGCGAAGTCGGAGGAGACAGTGTTGTACGCTCACTGCGTAAAGCCTATGACGATGACAGAGTGAAAGCCGTTATATTACGTGTAAATTCACCGGGTGGGAGTGCTTTTGCTTCGGAGTTGATCCGTCAGGAAGTGGATAATCTTCAGAAAGCAGGTAAGCCGGTTGTGGTCTCTATGGGGGTGATGGCGGCTTCAGGCGGTTATTGGATTTCCGCCACTTCCGATTATATTATTGCCGATAAAAATACGATTACGGGATCCATTGGCATTTTCGCTATGCTACCGACTTTTGAAAACACCCTAAAAAAAATCGGTGTAAATGCAGACGGTGTGGCAACCACAGAACTTGCGGAAACCTCCGTATTTAGCCCGCTTTCTAAAAATATTCAGGATATTTATCAGTTAGAAATTGAATATGGCTATAACAAATTTTTAGATTTAGTCGGTCGTGGTCGTCAAATGTCAAAGGAGACGGTGGATAAGATTGCACAAGGAAAGGTGTGGCTTGGTGCGGATGCCTTCAAACATAATTTAGTTGATGAATTAGGGGATTTCGATCGTGCGGTGGAAAAAGCCGCAGAGTTGGTTAACCTTCATCGAGAAACGGTTATCGAAGGATTTTCTGTTGAATGGGTGGCTGAAGAAGACAGCGATATGTTGAGTAAATTGTTTCGTGATTTTAAACGTAGCGGACAGCAACTTATAGCATCTTGGTTTGATTTACCAAAACCGATCCAACAACTCAAACATCATTTAAATCAACTCAACAAATTCAATGATCCGAAAGGACAGTATTTATATTGTTTAAACTGTGGGTTAGTGAAGTAATGACGAAATTAAACAAAAGCCGCTTTATTGGTTAAAGCGGCTTAGACGATAAGCCTTTAGGACGATAGAGGCTTGTCAGCAGTCTAAAAGTGCGGTTGGTTTTAACCGTACTTTTTTGTTTGCTTATAATACGGCTAATGCAGCATCATAATTCGGTTCACTTTTAATTTCAGAAACCAATTCACTGTGTAGTACATTGTTGTTTTCATCTAACACGATCACGGAACGTGCGGTTAAACCGGCAATTGGCCCTGTCACAATATTTACGCCGAGATTTTCATGTGATTCTTTATGGCGGAATGTAGAAAGCGTTTGTACGTTTTCAATGCCTTCCGCACCACAGAAACGTGCTTGAGCGAAAGGCAAATCGGCTGAAACACACAATACTACGGTGTTTTTCAAGTTTGCCGCACGTTGATTAAACACCCGAACGGACATTGCGCAAATGCCGGTATCAATACTTGGGAAAATATTTAACACTTTGCGTTTTCCGGCAAAGGTGTCTAAACCGATATCCGTTAAATCTTTGTCGGTTAAAATCAGATTTTCAATTTTGTCGCCTTTTTGCGGAAAATCGCCTTTTACTTCGATGGGATTGCCCATCATGGTTACGGTTGTCATAAAAGCTCCTATTTTGCTTATGTTAAATTCAACACTTTAGAAAGTGCGGTAAAAAATGTGTCGTTTTCTTGAGGTAAGCCGATACTGATACGTAAATGATTAGGCATACCGTAGCCTGCGATAGGTCGAACGATTACCCCTTCACACAATAGTGCATTATAAATCGGTTCGGCAGGTTGTTTAAAATTAATAGTAATAAAATTGCCTTTAGAGGGAATGTATTCCAACTGATGTTTTTGACAGAATACTTCATAACGCGCCATTTCCGTGCGGTTATTTTCCGCTACTTTTGTGATAAAAGTCTCGTCATTCATTACCGCAATGGCAGAGGCAAGCGCGAGGCTGTTGCAATTAAAGGGTTGGCGAACCCGATTCAATAAATCGGCAATTTCGGGGTTGGATACGGCATAGCCTATACGTAAACCGGCCAAACCATAGGCTTTAGAAAGTGATCGGGAAACAATGAGGTTTTGGTATTTTTTCAATAAGCCAAAAGAATCCACACGTTCCGAAGG includes these proteins:
- a CDS encoding DUF484 family protein, which translates into the protein MNTQDIITYLKTHPDFFTQHPDLLETLTLYHPHKGSISLVEAQLAQQRKQITTLTSQLEKLHQLAIQEADIFFALMPLQKKLFQTEDFLSAEKKLDQWAKSYELDGAKILLFSDSWEKDDNLPAHYRIDRKAFEIIRLERFGLRRFYLGDLSNKEKSLMFLAEEFPIGSIACCLLGTKNTHKPTALLLFRSRDTQRFHNGQDISFLKHLVDIVDIHLSRWLQEKNRIFKNSAFRTSVNNLAIM
- the purA gene encoding adenylosuccinate synthase; translation: MGKSVAILGAQWGDEGKGKIVDLLTDRVKYVVRYQGGHNAGHTLIINGEKTVLRLIPSGILRPNVTCLIGNGVVLSPAALMQEMGELESRGINVRERLLISEACPLILPYHVAMDHAREAALGKKAIGTTGRGIGPAYEDKVARRGLRVGDLFDKETFAEKLKNILEYYNFQLVNYYKVDAVDYQKTLEDVMAVADVITGMVADITTILDTARKNGDNILFEGAQGTMLDIDHGTYPYVTSSNTTAGGVATGAGFGPRNLDYVLGIIKAYCTRVGGGPFTTELFDDVGAEIARKGNEFGAVTGRARRCGWFDAVAIRRAIQLNSISGFCMTKLDVLDGFDEIKICVAYKMPNGEIVEYAPLAAKDWEGVEPIYETLPGWKENTFRVTDINKLPQNCRNYIKRIEEVTGVPVDILSTGPDRVETMILRDPFGA
- the lysC gene encoding lysine-sensitive aspartokinase 3, yielding MSHLSIAKFGGTSVANYAAMTACAKIVIADPNTRVVVLSASAGITNLLVELAGGVEAEKRRKLVGDIRQIQENILNELKDDGRVRPIIEKYLENIEYLSEAASLATSPALTDELISHGEMMSTQIFIEILREQNASATWIDVRTVVATNDHFGKAVPNDEQTQANSDSILKPLIDRGELVVIQGFIGREPSGKTTTLGRGGSDYSAALLAEVLNAKDVLIWTDVAGIYTTDPRVVPAAQRIETMSFAEAAEMATFGAKVLHPATLLPAVRSNIPVYVGSSKAPQDGGTWVTRDPQPRPTFRAIALRRNQTLLTLSSLSMLHAQGFLANVFSILAKHKISVDTITTSEISIALTLDKTGSATSGAELLSDELLEELRQYCTVKVDTGLSLVALIGNDLHIAAGVAKRIFDTLEPYSVRMISYGASTNNICMLVQSEHADEVVRLLHKSLFE
- a CDS encoding SanA/YdcF family protein, producing the protein MTALSLWHRLHLKKIIRTVFCTGMFTLLVCVIIDQSISFYVRDRVFEQIDALPYRPYAVVLGTSKYVATGKTNDYYTNRLTAAKTLIDNQKVSYLLLSGDNRTLQYNEPRMMLRDLRKMGIPEDRLFQDFAGFRTLDSVLRASKVFQVPSYTIISQRFHCERALLIAKYYDINAVCFTAKQPEVYLVTRVREMFARVKAIFDLIAGIQPYFLREPEPLPLPDNP
- the metX gene encoding homoserine O-acetyltransferase MetX, with the translated sequence MAVQHVVLFQDNPLKLSLGGELSPINVAYQTYGTLNADKNNIVLICHALTGDAEPYFPDGEQNGWWQHFMGDGLALDTSRYFFICSNVLGGCKGTTGPASIDPQSNKPYGSRFPMITVQDIVHVQKALIDYLGITHLKAVIGGSFGGMQATQWGIEYPDFVDNIVNLCSSLFFSAEAIGFNHIMRQAIINDPNFNGGDYYDGTAPDQGLSIARMLGMLTYRTDLQLAKAFGRATKTEGDFWGDYFQVESYLSYQGKKFLQRFDANSYLHLLRALDMYDPALGYDDIKTALSRIKARYTLVSVTTDQLFKSVDLQKSKGLLEQSNVSLAFYEFPSIYGHDAFLVDYDGFDKWIREGLAGEN
- a CDS encoding NAD(P)H nitroreductase; protein product: MDTLTLLTTRHSNKKLTAPAPNKAQLEQMFQAALRTPDHGKLQPYHFVVIENEGLDKLEVLLKEAVTELNLGEERLKKAENLAHRAPMVIAVIAKINPDIAKVPEWEQLITAGCATYGIQLAANAQGFDNVWITGKWVNGNALRQALNCRKQDKIVALLMIGTAAEKTEREYRTCNTEEFVSYL
- the sppA gene encoding signal peptide peptidase SppA, encoding MFRVIKFCWRTLNFIRDLVMNFFFLTFILLLVAIFSLTANTKKSAVNLSADKGALLLNLDGYLADNRDNAGWMKTLQELTADDRTSMQISTFDVVFAINMAKEDERITGLVLDLNHFSGGDLPAMGYIGRMIEDFKESKKPVIVYANNYSQGQYFLASFADQIYLNPIGQVSIQGLAQENLYYKDLLEKLAITPHIFRVGTYKSAVEPFLRNDMSPEAKANMNQWLNGMWKNYLQTVSENRDISAETLLPSAKQYLAELKALRGDSTAYTKQRKLVTDLVTDLELEQKLIALFGKNSEGKANMVEFSAYLSNFEDRVGFSLAENKIAVVNVEGAIIDGESTEGEVGGDSVVRSLRKAYDDDRVKAVILRVNSPGGSAFASELIRQEVDNLQKAGKPVVVSMGVMAASGGYWISATSDYIIADKNTITGSIGIFAMLPTFENTLKKIGVNADGVATTELAETSVFSPLSKNIQDIYQLEIEYGYNKFLDLVGRGRQMSKETVDKIAQGKVWLGADAFKHNLVDELGDFDRAVEKAAELVNLHRETVIEGFSVEWVAEEDSDMLSKLFRDFKRSGQQLIASWFDLPKPIQQLKHHLNQLNKFNDPKGQYLYCLNCGLVK
- the tpx gene encoding thiol peroxidase gives rise to the protein MTTVTMMGNPIEVKGDFPQKGDKIENLILTDKDLTDIGLDTFAGKRKVLNIFPSIDTGICAMSVRVFNQRAANLKNTVVLCVSADLPFAQARFCGAEGIENVQTLSTFRHKESHENLGVNIVTGPIAGLTARSVIVLDENNNVLHSELVSEIKSEPNYDAALAVL